The DNA region GGGGCGTTACCAGGCGTGCATCGACGATTGTGCGACGATTGCCGACCTGCTGGCCGGCCTGCCGAGCGCGGTTGGCCTCACGGCATTGAACCTTTCAAATCGCGGCTGGGCGTTTTATGAGCTAGGTCGTCTGAAGGAGGCCCAGGACGACTTTACGCAGGCCAGGCATTTGCTGTCCGACAGCGGCGACTTCGTCAATCAAGCCAATGCGGCCCAATATCTCGGCATCGTTCACCGAGCGCTGGGCAGCACGGCGGAGGCTTTGCGCTATTATCGCGAGGCGCTTGGGCTGTGGGATCGCGCGGAACGCCCGGCCGATGCCGCCAACGTGCTCAATAGCCTGGGCAATCTCCACTATCTGCGCGGGGAGTTCGACGAGGCGGAAACCGTTTTGCGCGAGGCGCTTAGCCGATCCCAGACCACCAAAGCTATGCGGACCCAGGCGATTGTGCTCTGCACCCTCGGCGATGTACACAAGGATCAGCGTGAGTACAGCAAGGCCCTGGAGCTATTTGGCGACGGATTGCGCGTGGCCCTGGAAGCGCACTACGCGTTTGCCTCGACCTATTGCCAGATGGCCAGCGCGGACATCTACCGGCTACTGGGTGACTTCGTGCGCGCGCATGACTGGCTCGAAGCCGCGTCGGCGTCAATCACCGCGAGCGGCTCTGCGACCGAATACGCCCGCTTGCTGTTGATGCGCGGGAAACTCGCGCGCGATCAGGGCCGCATGGATGAGGCGCTCGCATCGATTGAGGAAGCCGCGGGACTGCTGCACCAGGCCAGCGACAAGCACCTCGAGGCGCTCGCCGAATTCTTGTGGGCCCAGCTGTTGGATCTGTCGGGACGTACGGACGAAGCGGCGCCCCACCTGATCTGTGCCGCCGAACTGGTGGAGGTCCTGGGCTACGACCAGTTTCTGGTTGTCGAGGGCGATGAATCAGCAAGTATCCTGCAGCACGCCAGCACGCTCGGTCGTGTGGCCCCGACATTCCAGCGGATCTTAGAGCGCGTCCGGCCGTTTGCGCCGCGCCTTGGGGCGCCAACCGCGTCGACCAGCTCCGCCCCGGTCGTCGCGGTGTTCACCCTGGGTCAGGAACGATACCTTGTGGACTCCGGCGAAGTAACGCAACTGCGACCACAGGTGCGGGATGTGTTTCTTTTCCTGCTGGCACGCCATCCGCGCGGCGCCAGACCCGATGAACTTTGGGAATTGGCCTGGCCCGACCTGCCGGAGCGGCGGGCTGACGACATCCTGCACATGACGATCACCCGCATCCGCAAGGCGCTGTGTCCGGTCGAACTGGTAAATGGCTGGTATTTTCTGGCGCCACAGCGCGTGTGGTATGACGCACGGGAGTTCGAGCGGGGCCTGGCCGGTGCCGCCCGCGCGCAAACGGCGCGCACGCGCATCCCGCGCCTCGTGCAGGCGCTCGACCTGTATGCCGGCGATTATCTGACTCGCCTGGATGAGCAATGGGTGCTCGTCGAACGCGAACGCCTGCGTAAAGTCTGGATCAATGCGCAGATTTCGCTTGCCAGTTCCTATACTGAGCTGCAGGACTACGAATCCGCCTTGCAAGTCTACCAGCGCCTGAACGTCGAGGAACCATTTCTGGAGGAGGCTTGGCAAGGCGCCGTACAGACCTTCGCCCGGATGGGAAACCGAGCTGCGGCCCTTGCGTATTATGAGCGGTTTGAGTCAGTGTTGCTGGAGGACCTGGGTATCGAGCCGGGCGCAGAGGCTCAGGCGCTCCGCAGCCGGATCGTCAACATGGTGACTTGAATCGGGTCGACGATCAACAACTAAAGAGCTGGAGCAGCGATTCTCATTTTGGCTTTGGACGGGTACATTCCAATGCCGGCTTGCTATGAACTGGCCCCCTTGGTGCTTGTCACGCAAGCGGGCTCGACAAGAAAGCGGCGTTGCCCTCCCCCCGACCCCCTCCCAACGAAGCTGGGAGGGGACGAGATTCTAAGGGGAGGTGCGCGGCGGCTGCGCCGCCGCGCACCGCCCCGTTAGCTTTTCCCCTGCGCCCCCGCGCGCGCGGGGGCGCAGGGGCCGGGGATGAGGGGGCAACCTGGCGGCCGGCTCCAAAATGAGAATTGCTGGAGCCATCGGACATTCTGGCGGCTCCGGTTTTTGTGTCTTGGTTAGGAATTGGTTAGCGCCTCCTGATAGAATTTCCTCACAGTTGCTGGTACACCAATTCTCAGGAGAAAACCATGAACACACTCGCTCGCCTCGCCTCATACCTGTCGTCGCCGCGCTTGATCTGGCTACTCGTCCTGCTCGGCCTGCTGGCCGCCGCGCTCGCCGGTGGAGCACCGGATGGCGGCCTTTGCCCCGGCATCGCTTCCTGCTGACCCCCACGTGTACCTGTACACATTGGTCCTGGTCGGCCTGGGCGCCGCCGTCGGCAGTTGGAGAGCACGCTCGCCGTTTGCCACTAGGCGCCCGCTGGCGCCTGTGCGCGCGATTTACCTGCCGTTTGTCGCGTTGGGCGTTCAAGCATGGGCGCTGCGTGGGGATGACGGCAGCCATCGTTTAGGCTTGATGGCGTTGTCGTTTGTGCTGCTCTTCGCATTTACGTGGCAGAACCGCAAGCATCGGCCGATGCTTTTATTGCTGGCCGGCCTGCTGCTCAACATGGCGCCCATGCTACTTCATAATGGGTACATGCCGATCACACCAGAGACGCTGGCGACCCTTTTTCCCTCGGCGCCCGAGAACTGGCCTCTTGGGCTGGTTCGCCCAGGTTCCAAAGATATCGTGGCAAGTGCAGCCGACTCGCCACTCTGGTTCCTGGGTGACGTTTTCGCGCTCGCTTCTCCATTTCCGATGCCGACCGCTTTCAGCATAGGCGATCTGGTCATCATGGGCGGCTACCTATGGTCAGCTATACATTTTACGGGGCAGACTACAAGCCTACCCGTTACAGCGAAATAGAACGACTGGTCGTGGCTGGCGCGCTGGACAAACGACTACAGAATCTACTCGTGCAGGATCCAAGCCGGGCCATCGATAGATATTGGGCGGACCGTTTTGGGTTGAGCGTCGAGGAGAAAGCGTTTATCTGCAGCATCCGCGCCACTGACTTCGCAGACCTTGTCTCCCAGGTAGCCCATTGGGTCAGCCAGCGGCGCGAATGAAGAGGCTTGGATGACTCGCTATCGCATCGTCTGCATCATTCAGCATCCGATATTCCTGCCGACAACTCATGCGCACATCTTCGAGGTAGGGGCCGTTCCTGAAGGCGACGATCGTCCCGTGCGGTTGAGTCTGCCGGACATCCTCGAGGCTATGAAGGCGGGCGACCGTTTCTATGCCGTCGGCGAACAGAGCCACCAGCGAGCCAGCGTCGAAGCGGCATCATGCCCGAACTGCGGGCGCCTGATCCTTCGAACAGTAGGCGACGCCGTTAAAGACAACAATGTGGACTGTTTGCAGCGTTGCTATCCCGACCCGCAGGCGGCCTCAATCACATTGGTACGTCAAGCGGAGCCAATGCACTAGCCGTTGCCGATGTCTGTTCGTTCACCATACGCCGTTGATTTCGCCCAGAACAGCGTGAGCCGTGTCAACACCTGCTCATAACCCGCCGAGGCCGGCCACGACCGTCAGCTACCAGTTAGTCGAGGATGCGCTTGAGCACTTGTGGGATTACGCCTATCTGGAAACGCATCCCCTGTCCGCGCTCCACCGCATACCCGATTCCCTGGAGGGAACGCACGCCATGCACGTCGGGCCCGGCAAGGCATTGAATCTTTGCTTGCAGGGTATCATCAAACGCCTGAGTCCGCCACATGCTGTTTGCCGTTCGGTCCGCGAACGGCGCTACTTCGACATCTTACACGGCTGCTACGTCGGGCGCGAGACCAACAAGACGGTCGCCTGGAAGCTGGGCATGGCCGATCGCACCTTCTATCGTCGCCGCCGCCAGGCGATCGAGATGATCACTCAGATGTTGGCTGATCTGCACGGATAGAGGCGCCCGGATCGGGCGGCGCGTCAGCCGTCAGCGGCCGTGCCTCGCGCAGCGTGCGGCGCAAATGCTCGTCGCGGCTTTGCGCCCGTAAGCGCGAACTATAGGGTGGTAATCAACGAGCCATCACCGGACAGCATTCAATGCAACCGATGACTGCCAGACGCCACCGGATAGCATTCAATGCAACCGATGACTGCTAGACGCCGGGCGCACGAAAGAAAGTACCCTGATGGAGACGCGCCTGCAGATTCTGTACCTCGACGACGAACCGAATGACGCCCGGCAAGTGCGGGAGACTCTAGCCTCAGCAGGCGTCGACTGCGACGTGCTGCGGGTCGAAACGCGCGAGCAGTTCGGGGCGGCCGTAGCCCAGGGTGGATTTGACCTCATCCTGTCTGATATTGCGTTATCCTCGTTTGATGGTCTCAGCGCCCTCGCGCTGGCGCGGCAGGATCGCCCCAACGTGCCTTTCATCTTCGTCTCAGGCGCGCTGGGCGAAGAGGTTGCGATCGAAAGCCTGAAAAACGGCGCCACCGACTACGTGCTCAAAGAGAAGCTGGCGCGGCTGGCGCCCATCACACGGCGCGCCCTGCGCGAAGCCGCAGACCAACGGGAACGCACGCAGGCGGAAGACGCGCTGCGCCGTTCGCACAACCTGCTCAACCTCACCGGGCAGATGGCCGAGGTCGGCGGCTGGGAAGTGGATCTGGACACGCAGACCCTGAGTTGGACCGACGAGGTCTATCGCGTCCACGAGGTCGATCCGGCCACCCGGCCAAGCGTGGCCGAGGCGATCAATTTCTACGCTCCGGAGGCGCGGCCGGTCATCACCGCCGCTTTGCAGGCCGCCATGGACTCCGGCACACCGTGGGATCTTGAACTGCCGCTGATTACCGCGACGGGCCGTCCGATCTGGGTGCGCGCCCAGGGTGCAGCCGAACGACGCGCCGGTCGGGTTGTTCGCTTGCACGGCGTCTTTCAGGATATCACCAAGCGCCGGCGCGCGGAAGAAAGCCTGCGCCAGCGATTAGCCGAACTTGAGGCGCTGCACACCATCTCTGCAGCACTGCGCGTGGCGCAGACCCGCGACGAAGCTCTGCCAATTCTGCTGGACGAAACGCTGGCCGCACTGGAAACCGACGCCGGCGCCATCTGGCTGTATTATGGCGACAGCGACGAACTGCGCCCCGCCGTCGAACGCGGCTGGTTTCAGCAATGGGGCCAAACCCCGATGAAACCGGGCGAAGGCATCGCCGGAACGGTTCTTGCCAGCGGGCACGTCCACCACTCCGCCGAATTTCGCAGCGACCCGCTCGCGTGCGCTATGACCCGCGCACAGGCGCCCGCTGGCTGGAGCGGCGCATGCCTGCCGATCCGAACGGACATGACAACGGTCGGGGTGCTGTACGTCTCCGTGCCACCCATGCGGCACATTGCGCCACAGCAACTGAAGCTGCTCGAGTCCTTGGCGGAGATGGGCGGCGCCGCCCTGCACCGCATGCGCTTGCATGAAGAGACCGTGCACCACCTCGAGCAATTGCAGGCGCTGCACAGCATTGACCGCGTCATCACGGCCAGCATGGATTTGCGCATGACGCTCAGCGTCCTGTTGGAGCACGTCCAGACGCAATTGCGCGTGGATGCCACGGCCGTGTTACTACTCAATCCCCACAGCAAGACGTTGGAATACGCCAGTGGGCGCGGCTTTCGCACCCACTACGCACAGGCGGTCCACGTCCGCGTGGGAGAGGATTTCGCCGGCCGCGCCGTGGTCGAGCGTCGCATGGTGCACGTGACCGATGCGGCCACGACGCCGGCGGATCTTCACCTGGCGGCGATGTGGCAGCGCGAAGGCCTGGCGGCCTACTTTGGCGTGCCGCTGATCGCCAAAGGGCAGGTCAAGGGCGTGCTGGAAGTGTTCCACCGCACACCGCTGACCCCCGACCCGCTCTGGCTGGATTTTCTTGAGACGCTCGCCGGTCAAGCGGCGATAGCCATTGACAATGCCCAACTTTTCGAGAACCTGCAGCGCTCCAACCTGAACCTCTCGCGCGCCTACGACGCTACGATTGAAGGCTGGTCGCGCGCGCTCGATTTGCGCGACAAGGAGACTGAGGGGCACACCCAGCGCGTCACCACGCTGACGTTGCGGTTGGCGCGCTCCATGGGACTGAGCGACGGCGCCTTGGTGCACGTGCAACGGGGCGCGCTGCTGCACGACATCGGCAAGATGGGTGTGCCGGACAGTATCCTGCTCAAGCCGGGCCCACTGAGCGAATCGGAATGGGCACTGATGCGCAGGCACCCGGTCTATGCCCACGAGATGCTCGCGCCGATTGATTACCTGCAGCCGGCGCTCGACATCCCATACTGTCATCACGAGAAATGGGACGGCACCGGCTACCCGCGCGGGATACGGGGCGACCAAATTCCAATGCCGGCGCGCATCTTCGCAGTGGCCGACGTGTGGGATGCACTGCGCTCCGATCGACCCTACCGCCGGGCTTGGCCGGAAGCGAAGGTGCTGGCGCACATCCGAGCGCAGACAGGGCAGCACTTCGACCCGCGCGTGGTGGAGGCATTCCTGGCCGAACACGGTACGCTCTGACGCCGGCGCCGAGCGCGCCACTGATGGGGCGGTTGGATTGAAGCCGCACACCGACTTATGCGGCTCGTCCTCACCGGCTATGTGGCCCTCAGCCGTGGTGGAACGATCGACCGGGTGATGGGCGCGCCTGGGATGCGCACGCCGCGACTGCGTTACGGGTGTGGTGCGCCGTCAGTCTGCCAACGCGTCTTTCAACTGCTGTATCGAGCTATGCCCTCCGTTTAGAATCCGCGCGAAGTACCGGCCTCGCAATCGGTCCTTGATCTGCAAAGCGGCGGCCAACGATGCCGCCCCAGCCGCTTCCGCCAGGTTATGCGTTTTCTCCAGCAGTAATCGCTTCGCCGCCCGCATCTCGGACTCGCCGACGAGGGCATAATCGTCGAGGCGCTCGCGGTGAATCGCTTGGGTCAGCGCGAAGCCGACACGCGTTGCCAGTCCTTCCGCGAAGGTTGTCGACGGCGCTTCGGCCAACCTGCGCTCCGTCAAACAGATAGCGCATGACCGCGATCCCGTTGAATCCTTTGTCCAGATACAGACAGACGATGCCCAGGCACTGCAGGCGTTTGAGCAGATTGTCCAACACATTGACCGTATCGTTTTCTGGTAGGACGAAATGAATCGCCAGCGTCACCCGCAAACCATTCAGCATCACGTAGGCGGTCGCGATCCGATCGAAGCGGGTGGTGCCGTCGCGCGCTGCGGCGCGCACCCAGTAGCCCTCATCTTGCGACCGCTTTCCACAATATGGCTGGACGTGCAAGTCGATCGCCACCCGTTGCGCTTGGCGTTTGAGGCGCGCGGGCATGCGTTCCGCCAGGGCCGCATGCAGGTGCCGTTCCAGTGCAGGCAACTCGTCCACACGCAATTGTGCGTTCAGATAGCCACGGATCGTCTCCGACTGGCTGATACCCAACCAGTCCGTACAGACGGCTTCCAGCGTGCCGCGGTTCACGGCCACGCCCAACAGCGCGTCAAACAGGTTAGCGGTCGTGCACTGATAACCATCCGCTTCCGTCAGCACCTTTCTGATCCGTCAGTTTCAGCGTATCATGAGCCATCGGCTTGCTCCCTTGCGATTGATAGTTGGCGCTAACAATCTTACAAGGTTTCGGCAAGCCGATACTCTTGCTCGTTTCAATCGCCCTCTACGCCAATTTTGGATCTACTGAGTCTATTATCTGG from Chloroflexota bacterium includes:
- a CDS encoding DUF5317 domain-containing protein, producing MRAIYLPFVALGVQAWALRGDDGSHRLGLMALSFVLLFAFTWQNRKHRPMLLLLAGLLLNMAPMLLHNGYMPITPETLATLFPSAPENWPLGLVRPGSKDIVASAADSPLWFLGDVFALASPFPMPTAFSIGDLVIMGGYLWSAIHFTGQTTSLPVTAK
- a CDS encoding pyridoxal-phosphate dependent enzyme, coding for MTERRLAEAPSTTFAEGLATRVGFALTQAIHRERLDDYALVGESEMRAAKRLLLEKTHNLAEAAGAASLAAALQIKDRLRGRYFARILNGGHSSIQQLKDALAD
- a CDS encoding tetratricopeptide repeat protein, coding for MSLVIAKIRTPPRPANILRRPRLVGYLATQVNRQLVIVSAPAGYGKTSLLLDFAHHSGAHIAWYALDEFDNSPHVFLRYLIESIRIHDPSFGSAALHALDTAADTMESLRSVVAPIANELYQLPYSVVIVLDDYHVIHNEVISQLVAMLILYTREHAHVFISSRTVPYIPDQILLLARGQLGGLGADDMKFNVQEIQALFQQNYGLSVPEPRANELAQFCDGWITALLLLGHQLGWAELVKGAVGAPEAATRVFDYLVEQVFAKQPIDLQHFMLGSSVVDRMSPDQLNRLPGLTRAGAYLQALEAQQLFVTRLGGSEDTYSYHPLFRSFLQQRLRSEHAEWHAQLSLAAAEHYSRTQQWERAIETYLSLGREADAGTVLEQAEESLRAFPQILNVKPWLDNLHGSTQFSPHLVSLQAKVHLARGELEQAAEQFKRAAEMFLTAGDRAAAADKLIWRATALRGLGRYQACIDDCATIADLLAGLPSAVGLTALNLSNRGWAFYELGRLKEAQDDFTQARHLLSDSGDFVNQANAAQYLGIVHRALGSTAEALRYYREALGLWDRAERPADAANVLNSLGNLHYLRGEFDEAETVLREALSRSQTTKAMRTQAIVLCTLGDVHKDQREYSKALELFGDGLRVALEAHYAFASTYCQMASADIYRLLGDFVRAHDWLEAASASITASGSATEYARLLLMRGKLARDQGRMDEALASIEEAAGLLHQASDKHLEALAEFLWAQLLDLSGRTDEAAPHLICAAELVEVLGYDQFLVVEGDESASILQHASTLGRVAPTFQRILERVRPFAPRLGAPTASTSSAPVVAVFTLGQERYLVDSGEVTQLRPQVRDVFLFLLARHPRGARPDELWELAWPDLPERRADDILHMTITRIRKALCPVELVNGWYFLAPQRVWYDAREFERGLAGAARAQTARTRIPRLVQALDLYAGDYLTRLDEQWVLVERERLRKVWINAQISLASSYTELQDYESALQVYQRLNVEEPFLEEAWQGAVQTFARMGNRAAALAYYERFESVLLEDLGIEPGAEAQALRSRIVNMVT
- a CDS encoding GAF domain-containing protein, with the protein product METRLQILYLDDEPNDARQVRETLASAGVDCDVLRVETREQFGAAVAQGGFDLILSDIALSSFDGLSALALARQDRPNVPFIFVSGALGEEVAIESLKNGATDYVLKEKLARLAPITRRALREAADQRERTQAEDALRRSHNLLNLTGQMAEVGGWEVDLDTQTLSWTDEVYRVHEVDPATRPSVAEAINFYAPEARPVITAALQAAMDSGTPWDLELPLITATGRPIWVRAQGAAERRAGRVVRLHGVFQDITKRRRAEESLRQRLAELEALHTISAALRVAQTRDEALPILLDETLAALETDAGAIWLYYGDSDELRPAVERGWFQQWGQTPMKPGEGIAGTVLASGHVHHSAEFRSDPLACAMTRAQAPAGWSGACLPIRTDMTTVGVLYVSVPPMRHIAPQQLKLLESLAEMGGAALHRMRLHEETVHHLEQLQALHSIDRVITASMDLRMTLSVLLEHVQTQLRVDATAVLLLNPHSKTLEYASGRGFRTHYAQAVHVRVGEDFAGRAVVERRMVHVTDAATTPADLHLAAMWQREGLAAYFGVPLIAKGQVKGVLEVFHRTPLTPDPLWLDFLETLAGQAAIAIDNAQLFENLQRSNLNLSRAYDATIEGWSRALDLRDKETEGHTQRVTTLTLRLARSMGLSDGALVHVQRGALLHDIGKMGVPDSILLKPGPLSESEWALMRRHPVYAHEMLAPIDYLQPALDIPYCHHEKWDGTGYPRGIRGDQIPMPARIFAVADVWDALRSDRPYRRAWPEAKVLAHIRAQTGQHFDPRVVEAFLAEHGTL